ctcacagtggccaaccaggtgcctgggggaagcccgcaagcaggacccgagtgcaagaacactctcccctcctgaggcttccggcaactggttttcagaagcatgctgcctctgacaaatGTATGCCAATTGCAAAGACATATTCAGCAAGCTTGAtggtttcaatttttttttttttagctttactTGAATGGAAGTAAAATGAAGGTGCTAAGTTAgcagtcagcatggtcagtggttagggatgatgggatgaatttaaaaacaatgcaggGTAGACAGCAATGAGGGTGGCCTATTCATCCTGCTGGGAAAGCCTGTCAGAACTAAAATTGGGTCTGTTACTAGGTTCTGTTTCATAGACTATTGCATGACTTCtattgtaacttttttttaaaaagcattacggTTATACTCCTtcagtgttgtaagttgcttggagatgccTTATGTGGCAAGTGACGAATAAATAGAACTGctacaactatttatttatttgatttatatcccacccttcctcccagggtggcaaacgaacgacaaaacactgaaaattctataaaacagattttaaacatcttaaaaaccactttaaaaacaaaacatcagcaaAAGAAAGTTTGTAATAATACTTGGCAGGAAAATTGTCCAGTTCAGACTTTTCCAGACAGGCCCCGTCACagacgcatgcatgcacacgctCACCTTCTCCTGTCTCTCTGTGCCCCTTTTCCAGCTGCAGTTCTCAGAAGTGCTGGTGAAGTGGCGGCGCTTCTTCCACCAGCTGGCCGCAGAGCAGGGCAAAGTGGGCCTGGCAGCCCTGGAGACCAAACTGGAAGTGGAGAAGCTGCAGGTGAGTCCTAGCTTGTGATGCACAACTGCGGAAATATCTAGCAGCAACTCTTCCGCCGGGAGCTTCTGAATTGTTTCCCAGCCCGGTTGGTGGTTACAAGAACTATGGATTGTATGCtgctatgtcctactcagagtagtcccactgaaataaattgtttcagtgggtctactctgagtagggttacACTGGATACAGCCCTGTAATTTCCAGATGGCGGTGCCTGGCTTTTGCTCTTttgttctcctccctccctgtccTTTTTTCCTTTCATGTCGTGTCTTTTTTTTCCTCTTTAAGATTGCAAGCCTGAAGGGTTGGAGGGCCTGTCTTGCGATTGGCCTTACAAAGCTGCTTTGGAAAGCTATTTCGGTTAAGCAGCGGGCAAATGGTGCCGTCAGCACCaagaacaataattaaaatgggTTTGTTTGGGTTTCTCCGGCAGGAAGCACTAGCCAAGCTGGGGATTGCCACGAAAGCAGAGAGCCAGCACTGGTTCACGGGCGAGAAGCTGGGCATGTCTGGGTAAGCGCTCCCTGGCCTCCGGTGTCCTGGGAACAAGACTCATTAGTGCTGGCTTTGTAGGGAGGGGGGCTTCACACATCCGTTCAACCAACGTCCcgtcactgaactacagcctttcccccacgtgatgcccccctccccagatgttaccagactccacctcccatcatccctgactattggctatgttgCCAGTTAGGGCCAATGGCAGGTGCAGTCTAAATACACCTGAAGGGCCATATCATTCCCAATCCCTGAATTCCGGACTTCTTATGAAAACTCAGATGCACTTGGAATGCTGTATCCCAGCTTCAGAGTTCTGCAGCACAGGTCTCCTGTGAGTGGATCTGGAGATCCCCGCATCTGGGGTGGGCAGACCCCGGTGCGAAACATTGAGGTGGGCTGAGGTGGCGTTTCCCCATCCCGAAAAGGGACGGGCCATTGctgggtggtagagcatctgctttgagtgcagaaggccccatgttgaaccccaggtagggctggggaggctgcctgtctgaaaccctggtagcgctgctgccagtcagtgtagacagtgtggtgtattggttgAGAGTGTTGGGATGGGACCCGGGAGGCcggggttcaaattcctgcttagccatgaaggtcactgggggaccttggggcCAGTCACagactctcagcttaacctacctcgcagggttgttctgaagataaaatcaggagggggagagccatgtttctaagctgccttgagctccttggggaaaagcaggatataaatgtaataaataaaataataacctaTATAGGTCTGACTCCATATCCCAAAGGCTGCTTCTGAAACTTCCTTTCGCTTTCACTCCTTCCACCCCCAGAACAGTAGATTTGCTTGACTGGAACAGCCTGATTGATTCTCGGACGGAGATCTCCAAACTCCTGCTTATTCCAAACATTGAGGTAAATGACTGGagcccatgggggggggggttaaggacTTTTATGTGGCTATGGGGAACCTTCCCCTCGTCTCCCCAACTTATCATAGAGAAAGCAGCAAGAGCCTTGCGGTGTCTGCACAGCTCTGCAGAGTCCTGTCCAACTGATCGCGCCGGGgcagcctgccctcagcctggTGCCACCGAGATGTTTTGGAGCAcggctgccatcagccccagccagcacggccatatTTTAGACAACAGCTCCCTCCCACCCCAGCATGATGCGTCCATGCCGATTTGGGCTCTTGGGAGATGTAGTCCGAAACGGCTGAAGGCCAGCCGGCTGGCAAAGGCTCCGATAGAGTAGAGTACAGTCTGGCTCTGCATGTTAGCAGTGGCCCAGTGTCAGTATTGCCAGCCATCCTGTAATCTCTCGTCTCCAGCTAAGGGAGAGGCAGGGTGGGGTGGTTTGCTATCAGCAGCCCACTTGATTGCAAAGCTGTTGCCCGGGGGAGCATCAGGCTGGCTCATGTCCCCCATGGACTGCCTGGCAAACACACTTTTATTTGTCCCTTAGTTATGTGCTGTCTGacaggaagggttgtagctcagtggtagagtgtctggCTTTATCTGGTTGTATTTATTTGATGTTTAGACCCGCTTTCCATCGATGTTCTCATGGCAGTGCCACaaggcacaataaaatacaacatgcgCATCTGCAGTAAAATTGCAACGGGTGTGTCCCAACATGTAAAACGGAAGTGATGCAGAAACTGCAGCCGTCTCTTTGGGCCTGGAAAGGCCCGGTGACACAGATGTGTCTGTCCTTGTGCTCCAGGGATGACAACAGCCCTCTTCTCGTGGTGCTCGTGTAACCCGAGGACAGGATTGCACCGTTAGTGGAACGGGAGGGGAGTCCCACTGGTCCTTCTCTCGCTCCACGGTCTTCCTTTTAGAATGGGCTTGTCTGTATGCACTGAGATGCTGCCCCCTGCAGGCCCATTAAAATACTGCACCCCTGCAAAAATCCACTTGCAGCTGAGGattgagcggggggggggctgcctaGTCCATCCCCCACCGGCAGATGCAGCCGGCCAGATCTCTCCCATCACAACCTCTGATCGTCTGTAAATAGCTGTGCTTCCCATCCAGGCTTTGAGTTGGGGGAGAGCCATAGCTCCGTGGAAGAGCATCCGCTTTGCGTGCATGCAAACAAAACCCCGAAAGAccctccctgcctgaagccctggagagctgctgccagtcagtgtcagccaTAATGAGCTGGACGCACCAGCGGACTGAcagcataaggcagctgcctgGGCCGCCTCGTTCTGTGCGTGTGGTGGGTGTCTGTCATGCCCCCCATCACCCTCCATGTCCTCTCTCCCCCCAGACAGGACAGCTGGAGCCCCTTCTCTCTTCCttcactgaggaggaggagcagcagatgAAGCGGATGCTCCAGCGCATGGATGTTCTTGCCAAGGTAAGAAACGCAAATGATTCAGTGGTACACAAATGTCTTACAAATGAGTCAGGAGggattttcctcctcctcccagggTCCACTCCTGAGAGAGAGATGGGACGCTTGGACAAGGCGGAGAAGCTCGTGCCCATTAAAAATaccttctctttttttaattgtttcagtGGGATGGTTTGTAGATTGCCCTGTCTGGAGCTGGGGATGGTGCCTGGAGGCGGGTGGGTTGCAGCTTTGGAGGGGATTGGGTCCTTTCCTCTGCAGATGGGCATCTTGGCTTGCTGATGGGAGCCACCTAGAGCTACTTCAGGGCAACTCCTCCATGCTGCTTTTGCCTTTTTGAACATGCAGACGTGTTGGGCAAGGATGATCAACAGCACTGACGGATTGACTATTCCTGTATATGCCGGAGGGATGCATTTCTGCACTTAGAGCTGctgtgcggggaacctttggcccttcagaactctggctcctgtcagccccagcaagcatggccagtggcttaggatgatgggagttgtgcttcagcaacatctggagggccaaaagttccccgcaCGGTTGCTCTAGCGGTTTACAAAGCAGCAAATATAATATATACAGCAAGGTAGTTTAGAAGGTCAAAGTTACTGGAAAGTTTTCAAGCTCCCCAGATCCCTCACGCTGCTTCCAGCATTACTCTGaagcccaggggtggggagcctcagaccCATGGCCCAAGTTCGGCCTCCaagcctctgtatctggccctcagaattctccccaggctacagtcctcactggccctgcattCTTGCCTGACAGGAACGTGTCTTTGCTAGAATATAGCCTTGAATTTTGATGATGCCCCTTGCTTTTCTGGATGAGGGGGATGAGTGTGCAAAAACTAGCCTGCGATCCAAAGATAAAATTTGTATttgttggctctggctctgcccaccactggcaagtggcccctgggaggttacccagaaaggaatgtggcccccaggctggaaaaggttcctaaCCTCTACCCTAGGCAGTGGGTTTGGGCATGTAGTGAATGAGGCCCTGAGCAAGCCCAAGATGGCCTCCGTGCGGCTGTGACCTGCCCTGCCTCTGCGTTTACAGAAAGCTGTGGAGATGGGCGTGAGGCTGATGGTGGATGCCGAGCAGACCTACTTCCAGCCAGCCATCAGCCGCCTCACCCTGGAAATGCAGCGGAAGTTCAACCAGGAGAAAGCGGCCATCTTCAACACTTTCCAGTGCTACTTGAAGGTGAGAGGCCGGGCCAGAGACGACTTAAGAAGGCGAGTTGTGCTCACAGCACAAACGCTGGCAGCGGACGTCAGGGATTCTGTGGGTCTCTTAAATTGCTGCTGTTGGCTAAACGCCACCACTTTGTTCCCCAAAGCAGGCGGTCAGAGGTTCGATCCCcggcagcatctccaagtaggactgggaatgtcccttgccctgagaccctggagtatcactgccagtcagtgttgacaacactgagctagacagacataTATTTGtgaaggagcccaaggcgacaaacacatcaacaaaaccatttaacaacaaaaagaaaggcATTCTAAAATTGGTTGAAAACATGCTAAAAAACAGtttcagtttaaaacaaacaaacaaaacactgcttccatccagtgatctccaggttgcccaggaacagtctccttcagctatcaaatgcctgagtaagcaggaatgttttcagattcctcctaaaagtcagtagttatggagacagatgcacctcaatggggaaggcattccacaaatggggagcctccactgaaaaggccctgtcacggtTCACTGCCAACCAGGCTGCGCCAGTGGCAGCATCATCAACAAGGCCCTGCTTGCCAattgtagggtccaagatggttgatactgggaagGTGCTCTTTTGAGGTACTTGTAGACAGTGTTTTGAGATTAcaggggaaagggccatagctcagtgcagagggtcccaggtaaggctgggaaaggcaccccccctctgaaaccttggagagccactgccagtcaatgtagaccagaGGTGGCTAACTAGGAGCCCGCAGGCCAGATTTGGCCCCCTAAGCCAGAAAAAGCAGCCCCCACAAATCTCCCTGCTCTTTCAAGAGCGAAAGGCACTGCTGCTCCAGCCAGCCCTCACTCCAGTGCTGGAGCGGGGAGGGCTGGAAATGTGTGCAGCTCTGTGAacatgcgtgtgtgcgtgtgctacttatgcccaccactggcaagtggGCCTCGGCGGAGGAGGTTGACCACATCAGTGCAGCCCAAAGGCGAACCAGGTTGACAACCCTGAGCTCAGTGGACCGTTGACCTGGCTCCTTCTGAGGCCTCTTCCTGGGTTCCTGACGCCCTCTCCGTTTTTGCCGCCCTCTGAGCAGAATGCTTACGACAACGTGACAGTGGACGTGGAGCTCTCTCGCCGGGAAGGCTGGCATTTCGGAGCCAAGCTGGTGAGAGGGGCCTACATGGAGCAGGAGCGCAGCCGGGCAGCCGAAGTGGGCTACGAGGACCCCATCAATCCCACTTACAAAAAGACCAGCGAGATGTACCACAGGTGGGGGAAGAGCCGTACCATCTGCTCTGCacacagaagggcccaggttcaattcccagcggCTTCTCCAGGTGTGGCTGTGAGCGCCCCCTGCCGGAAAacatggagaactgctgccagtcagggtagacaataccagactagatggaccagtggtctggctcggcataaagcagcttcctaggtcCTAAGGctcaggccgtagctcagtggtagagcccctgctttgcatgcagaagggcccaggttcaacccccagcatttcTAGGTGGGGTTAGGAATGTCCCCATTCTGAAAGCATGGGCTAAATCAAACTAAGTTCTGCTCGGAGCggacccaatgaaattaagggAGCTCAgctagccatgcccattaattccaatgggtctactctggattAGCGCTGGATGCAACCCTGTgagaagccgctgccagtcagtgtagacgatactaaGCTAGCCGGACCTCAACGAGCAGCTTCTGACGTCCCTGCGAGGTGGCTCCGAGCttcagaggagaggaagggcatgTTCCACCAGTGTGGTGGGGTCACCTTCCTCCTCGTCTCCTGCCTGCAGATGCCTGGACTATATTCTTGAGGAGATTCGGCACAGCCGCAACGCCAACGTGATGGTGGCTTCCCACAACAAGGACACAGTGAAGTTCACACTCCGCAGGTATGTAGGGCAAGGGTCCCCCCCTCCATCTCCTGGCAGCTGGGAGACCCTGGACAGCAAAGCCTGAAGGGGGATCAGCAGGGAAAGACCCAAAGGTGCCCAGTTCTTGCAGAGGACCCTTATATCCCTTCTCACTGAGGCCTCTGATGGAGGCATGTCCAGTGATATTTTATTTGTGGTCTGAAGCCATTGCCCATCTTAACTTTGTATTGGCAAAATCTCAGAAATTTGCACATGCCCATGCCCTTTTAAATAATATTCCTGTTATGTGGAGATTAATggcagggcaacaagaatggTTGTGACATACCTTAAAGGCCACTAAGAGACTCATACTTCGACCTTGGGAAGACAAATACCTGCCAACTATTATGCAATGGCATCATCACCCTTGCCGTATTTGAGCATACCTCCCATAATAATCACCAACTTTGGATGTGTATTTGGCCGGCATATATTTAGTATAAACTAAAATTGATGTATTGTTTAAATGTTCTGTTAATGTGAACCGATGGGGGGGGAGGTTCCTAttgacttccttttttctttaatgaaattgcaattttaaaaatcGTATGTCCCTCCTCCTTATATTATGCAGGATGGCAGATCTGGGCATCCACCCTTCTGAAAACAAGATCTCCTTTGGGCAGCTCCTGGGCATGTGCGACCAAATCACTTTCCCTCTTGGTAAGCCTTGGACAACTGTTGCTAGGAGCCAGGGGAAATCAAAGTTCCCCGGCAAGAGGGACTGATTGCTAAACTACTCTGGGATAGTTCTATGAAGGGGAGAGGGGGtggcacccttaaactacagttcccaggattctttgggagaagccatgactgtttacagtggtatgaggctgctttaaatgtatagttccaGAGGGGGCTGTATTCATCCAGCACCGTAAATAGCCTTGGCGCTGTACTGAGAATTCAGGATGGGACCAGTTTTCTTTTTCATCCCAACCCTGCTGCCTTCAGGTCAAGCCGGATTCCCAGTGTACAAATATGTCCCCTACGGGCCTGTCAACGAAGTGCTGCCATACCTGTCAAGGAGAGCCCAGGAGAATCGGGGCTTCATGGCGAGAGCCAAGGAGGAACAGGAGCTTCTCTGGATCGAGCTGAAAAGGCGGCTGTTTGCAGGCACCCTCCTCTCCGCCCCAAGCCCGCCATAGACTTGCCCCCCAGACcccaccttttttggggggggaggtagaATAGAACGGTCAGAGCAAAATGTCCCAGTTGGACCAAAGAGGGCGTGAAAGCATCTAATACCacttttgctgctttttaaaagcgTGAcagctctcctctctctctctgcaacttGGCAACGGATGCTACATCAGTCCTGGTCCTTGGCACGCTGGGGCTCTTGTAGACACGAGATTGCGCCTGTACCGGCCCCCAGAACCCCTTTGGTGTGACCTGCCTTTTGCCATCGGGCggcttgtgatttttttgttctgtgTGTAGGAACGATCCCCGCTGAGCACCACTTCTGCTTCTGGGTTCATCCTCAGGCTTGTCAAGGGTGGAGATGGCAGCCCCAATAAAAATGGACTTGGCAGTCTCTTGCATCTGTCTGTTGCACAGCAGGGTAGCGGGCTGCAGCTGGAGAGGATGAAAGAACTTCTAGCCCCTAGTTGAACATCGTCCTGGGTTTGCCCCAGGGGCTGGTGTTGCATGAGCCTGGCCACTCCTGGCTTTAGATGGCCACCTAGAAGCACCCAGAGTCTCTTGGCCTCTGTCCCCCTCCTTGCCTGCAGTTAAGGGGATGGagggtaaatttatttattttattttatcagatttataacccgccattcctcccagtaggagctcagggcagcaagaaCGAAAGGAATGAAGATCATTCTCTGCAGTTGCGTCCTAACACATTGCAATGTGCTTAGAAAATGTCCCTTAatcagttctttttaaaaaacaaaaagcctgCTGTGAAGCCCTTGATAACTACAGTGAGGAAAGATTACGGCACTAGTCGAcagtcctgctagatcaggccagaggcccatctttcgtccagcatcctgttctcacagtggccagccaggtgcctctaGGACACCCACAAGCtgaatctgagcacaacagccctctcccccctGTGCTTCCCAGTTGCTGGTTTCCAGAGGCATTTACTGCCTCCACCATGGGAGGGTGAGCATAACCATTGTGGCCCTCAcaagccttctcctccatgaatttgccagccccccttttttaaaacccTCCAAGGTTGTGGCTGTCACTCCACCTTGAGTGCCATGGTTTAGCTCTGGGATGAAGCACTTTCTTCTCTCCTGAATCTTTCACGAACAAATCTCGCTCAAGCATTTCCACTCGCCAGACCC
This Rhineura floridana isolate rRhiFlo1 chromosome 19, rRhiFlo1.hap2, whole genome shotgun sequence DNA region includes the following protein-coding sequences:
- the PRODH gene encoding proline dehydrogenase 1, mitochondrial, which gives rise to MARRCRSSGGAFLAVRAAQTFAPRSCLRSATAAAPAPEPPLAALAPPLAAAPPGVHLRDSQQPPLPPPPRAVDFADAREAFRSKSSGELARGLLVLGLCSLEPLVEHGNKLMSLSQKLLGQRLFEKLMKLTFYGQFVAGEDQDAIKPLIRRNRAYGVGSVLDYSVEEDLTTEEAEKKELDSCTSAFEKETGKQREKRYSVHRKFGDRRDGVISARTYFYADEAKCDRHMDTFLRCIEASGGSSEDGFSAIKLTALGRPQFLLQFSEVLVKWRRFFHQLAAEQGKVGLAALETKLEVEKLQEALAKLGIATKAESQHWFTGEKLGMSGTVDLLDWNSLIDSRTEISKLLLIPNIETGQLEPLLSSFTEEEEQQMKRMLQRMDVLAKKAVEMGVRLMVDAEQTYFQPAISRLTLEMQRKFNQEKAAIFNTFQCYLKNAYDNVTVDVELSRREGWHFGAKLVRGAYMEQERSRAAEVGYEDPINPTYKKTSEMYHRCLDYILEEIRHSRNANVMVASHNKDTVKFTLRRMADLGIHPSENKISFGQLLGMCDQITFPLGQAGFPVYKYVPYGPVNEVLPYLSRRAQENRGFMARAKEEQELLWIELKRRLFAGTLLSAPSPP